A single genomic interval of candidate division WOR-3 bacterium harbors:
- a CDS encoding S8 family peptidase: protein MYELVHLLLIFTTPVFVRTQEKTAPPSTKTNKVWVFFTDKGIYTQEQYQAAVAQLEQTATAVQWQRRQNEQINGYDFDDLPVREDYVRQIEAMGARLRTVSNWLNAASFDMPPEMVPKVYWLPFVYSITPVATRSETELDMTVPIKQPQAARTLRKVDSADAHRFYGAAWDQAQMLGVPEIFFQGWFGSGVRLALFDTGLKLKHTAVKNLRIIKQYDFISGDNFYIAQGNSTPEPINTLRYLGLVKDPVLSLNGNNAILAFVADSFNYTYNLPVRAVFYSFSTDRGANWSSAIPITISRPYYYTYENLCMRVKDSVTYLAFTEIDLHQGASPTCHLGYLINTQWANRLTIGTGKQPSLATFLDTLYLAYLKNDSAIVFRKAVINHPEPNWLLFTEINLTETITAPQITAGPDREVNIYACAKNSGRIIHLQSDDGGENFTPQADIVSNGAHMPKLFSHTPADSIKFLIYQDKSQLPFTRLKIARSFDWGRNWDTGYTIDSALTIGNYTLSLNSKITIIYESAGILHQLTSTDLGRTWQDNGIIDTTGFSYSPNLSPDNSFCLWFKRGDDNVLWEESDSLKFSPEQPNHGTRMASIIAGYQPYSLMGIAPGVDLIVAKTEFYKTSSSRAYEYNMEEDTYIQALEWAERCGADVVSTSLGYRGWYRDEEFDGRTAPISIACDLAAKRGMLIVTAMGNRDTTVYPWPKPYIVAPGDAEGVITCGGVERNLLPWRGTGTGPTADGRIKPDLVALSDTVAVVAPDSVNFLEGSVGTSCATALIAGCCALLKEAHPNWSAESIKAALFSTATLSVKSCTFGFGVPRVDSAFKLYHPVSHPLLRDQIALIYPNPFILGEHETLYFAINFHRPTPQASITIYTVSGIKIKTIELNTIGLAIGKYKDKETLVKMGAFWDGRNENNKPVSSGLYLAVLNTTFGKSVAKFALIRKD, encoded by the coding sequence ATGTACGAACTTGTTCACCTCTTACTTATTTTTACTACTCCTGTATTTGTGCGCACCCAGGAGAAAACCGCGCCCCCGAGTACAAAGACCAACAAAGTCTGGGTATTTTTCACTGATAAAGGCATCTACACTCAAGAACAGTATCAGGCAGCAGTTGCCCAACTGGAACAAACTGCAACCGCTGTTCAGTGGCAACGCCGCCAGAATGAGCAGATTAATGGCTATGATTTTGATGACCTACCGGTAAGAGAGGATTATGTCCGTCAGATTGAGGCAATGGGTGCGCGATTACGCACAGTGTCCAACTGGCTCAATGCCGCCAGTTTTGATATGCCCCCAGAAATGGTGCCAAAGGTCTACTGGCTCCCATTTGTTTATTCCATCACGCCTGTAGCGACCAGGTCTGAAACTGAGTTGGATATGACCGTCCCGATAAAACAACCCCAAGCGGCTCGGACTCTGCGCAAGGTTGACAGCGCCGATGCTCACAGATTTTATGGTGCCGCCTGGGATCAGGCACAGATGTTGGGTGTGCCGGAAATCTTCTTTCAAGGCTGGTTCGGCTCTGGGGTTAGACTTGCACTTTTTGACACCGGTCTAAAACTAAAACATACCGCCGTAAAAAACCTGAGAATAATAAAACAATACGATTTCATCTCTGGTGACAATTTCTATATCGCCCAGGGCAATTCAACACCTGAACCAATTAATACTCTCCGCTATCTTGGACTGGTTAAAGATCCGGTATTAAGCCTTAACGGTAATAATGCCATCCTTGCCTTTGTTGCTGACAGTTTCAACTACACTTACAACCTGCCGGTCCGGGCGGTATTCTATTCATTTTCTACCGACAGAGGTGCAAATTGGTCTTCCGCAATACCAATTACCATCTCTCGGCCCTATTACTACACCTATGAAAATCTTTGTATGCGTGTAAAGGATTCGGTTACCTATCTTGCCTTCACCGAAATCGATTTACACCAAGGCGCCTCCCCTACCTGTCACCTTGGTTATCTCATCAATACACAGTGGGCGAATCGGCTGACAATCGGAACTGGTAAACAGCCTTCATTAGCAACCTTTTTGGACACCCTTTATCTCGCCTATCTCAAAAACGACTCAGCCATCGTTTTTCGTAAAGCGGTAATCAATCACCCTGAACCCAACTGGCTTCTCTTCACTGAAATCAATCTCACCGAAACAATAACTGCGCCACAAATAACCGCTGGTCCAGATCGAGAGGTAAACATTTATGCCTGTGCAAAAAATTCAGGCAGAATAATCCATCTCCAATCGGATGACGGTGGCGAGAACTTTACACCCCAGGCGGACATTGTTTCCAATGGTGCTCATATGCCAAAGTTATTTTCACACACCCCAGCCGATTCCATCAAGTTTCTAATTTATCAGGACAAATCTCAATTACCATTTACCAGACTTAAAATTGCTCGTTCCTTTGACTGGGGTAGAAACTGGGATACTGGTTATACCATTGATAGCGCTCTCACAATAGGCAATTACACATTATCTTTAAACTCTAAGATAACAATCATCTATGAATCTGCCGGTATTTTACATCAATTGACCAGTACTGATCTGGGTAGAACCTGGCAGGATAATGGCATCATCGATACCACCGGTTTCTCTTATTCGCCAAACCTCAGTCCTGACAACAGTTTCTGCCTCTGGTTTAAGCGGGGCGATGATAATGTCCTCTGGGAAGAATCAGATTCCCTTAAATTTTCTCCGGAACAACCCAATCATGGCACCAGAATGGCATCAATCATTGCCGGTTACCAGCCCTATTCGCTAATGGGCATCGCCCCTGGTGTTGACCTAATTGTTGCCAAAACCGAGTTTTATAAAACCTCAAGTAGCCGGGCATATGAATACAATATGGAAGAAGACACCTATATTCAGGCCCTTGAATGGGCAGAGAGATGCGGTGCTGATGTTGTTTCTACCTCACTGGGTTATCGCGGCTGGTATCGGGATGAGGAGTTTGATGGGAGAACCGCTCCCATATCAATTGCTTGTGACCTTGCTGCAAAAAGGGGGATGCTCATCGTTACCGCGATGGGGAACCGCGACACCACCGTATACCCCTGGCCTAAACCCTATATCGTGGCACCAGGAGATGCTGAAGGGGTTATCACCTGTGGTGGGGTAGAAAGAAACCTCTTGCCCTGGCGGGGTACTGGCACTGGTCCGACTGCTGATGGCAGAATCAAACCTGACCTTGTTGCCCTTTCTGATACAGTTGCGGTTGTCGCACCTGATTCAGTAAACTTTCTTGAAGGCAGTGTGGGCACATCCTGTGCTACTGCACTCATTGCCGGTTGCTGTGCTCTCCTGAAAGAGGCGCATCCCAATTGGAGCGCCGAATCAATCAAAGCCGCACTCTTCTCAACCGCTACTTTATCGGTAAAGAGTTGCACATTCGGCTTTGGCGTCCCCCGCGTTGACTCTGCATTCAAACTCTACCATCCGGTTTCTCACCCACTTCTCAGAGACCAGATAGCTCTGATTTATCCTAATCCGTTCATTCTCGGAGAACACGAAACGCTTTATTTTGCCATCAACTTTCACCGCCCCACCCCTCAAGCATCAATTACTATCTATACGGTTAGCGGCATAAAGATTAAAACCATTGAATTAAACACTATTGGTTTGGCAATCGGAAAATACAAAGATAAAGAGACGCTCGTAAAGATGGGTGCCTTCTGGGATGGAAGAAATGAGAATAACAAACCAGTTAGTTCTGGACTCTACCTCGCTGTACTTAACACCACCTTTGGCAAATCGGTTGCCAAATTTGCCCTTATTCGCAAAGATTGA
- a CDS encoding kelch repeat-containing protein — protein sequence MKSKVTVITLVCLLGLALAGPWATTSDLSQGEPQKVKLYYGTYGSNDYFWGTVNSSLPTDAWLYHSEMPGRMMDNACATDGNYVYVLAGYGTSNALYRHAIGSTTWETRASCPLDISNGGAGIIGDTLYYCSGYSYGMGGTVDTLFKYCISTNTWTSGPGPFTGTTYNWQPLVLVCGGKLYYISGCNQPGASNPTRNVWCYTPGAGWSQVADMNKGRVFAMGCVYHDTIWVTGGVRNDTVINHSEFYDPASNTWTVDTTIFPHMPIATWGAASGVVGQTMFVHSGVSAAMQLMDTTQYFDFGTRTWTVTPSVLLKVYRSTGVGNADGKAVVYGGSTGGFTPTDTCQYEQITTGYADDVGVIQIVAPGSIIQPGSITPKARIKNFGTNPQSDIPVYCWIDSAGTRVYQRSATYAGPLEPGATADVEFSPQWTAVGGTYNVTMFTDLSGDENRANDTLRGTTEVRSANLVWYNRTSAPSPGRYWCPGTGAVRDTIYFCGGRQQNATSVRTITAYDIQNDTWITSGLPTLLTPRRAGAGGRIGNKIYVAGGRDSLSTTLNTCEEFDVDTKTVTAKANMPAGAWACCGAVANNKLYVIGNENRTGTTYEYDPATNTWSTKASCPVGRGWAAAVGAGGKVYVCGGADPSNAELRDCWEYNPATNTWSQKANMPGTRIYHTAVAYQDTIIYVLGGSVTGSTPADNLVYRYHIPSNTWRTETPMNTRRGWEMANVVGGSIWVAYGSDCTTPTYLTNLEEGIIPMSGIEEYRLDLGEGYAIDAVTPAKGRALLRFTVPKTGRVALGVYNATGSLVKMLVNSDFQPGSYSVTWDRKDAQGRPVAAGTYFYRLTIDGRSVSAKAILLQ from the coding sequence ATGAAGAGTAAGGTAACGGTAATCACTCTGGTATGCCTCTTGGGACTGGCACTGGCTGGACCCTGGGCAACCACGAGCGATCTGAGCCAGGGTGAACCCCAGAAGGTAAAACTCTACTATGGCACCTATGGCTCAAACGACTATTTCTGGGGAACGGTTAACAGTTCGCTTCCGACAGATGCCTGGTTGTATCATAGCGAAATGCCAGGCAGAATGATGGACAACGCCTGTGCCACTGATGGCAACTATGTTTATGTCCTTGCTGGGTATGGTACAAGCAATGCCCTTTACCGGCATGCAATTGGCTCAACCACCTGGGAGACAAGAGCGTCCTGTCCGCTTGACATATCCAATGGTGGTGCTGGCATCATCGGTGATACGCTCTATTACTGTTCGGGTTATTCTTATGGGATGGGCGGAACGGTTGATACGCTGTTCAAGTACTGCATCAGCACCAATACCTGGACAAGTGGACCAGGACCTTTTACCGGTACAACCTATAACTGGCAGCCTTTAGTTCTGGTTTGTGGTGGCAAACTTTATTACATCAGCGGCTGTAACCAGCCGGGTGCGAGCAATCCCACCCGCAATGTCTGGTGTTATACACCTGGTGCTGGCTGGTCACAGGTTGCTGATATGAATAAGGGACGGGTTTTTGCAATGGGCTGTGTGTATCATGATACCATCTGGGTTACCGGTGGGGTCCGAAATGACACGGTGATCAACCACTCTGAATTCTACGATCCGGCTTCAAACACCTGGACAGTTGATACCACCATCTTTCCGCATATGCCGATTGCCACTTGGGGAGCGGCGAGTGGCGTTGTTGGTCAGACAATGTTTGTCCACTCTGGTGTGAGCGCGGCGATGCAGTTGATGGACACTACCCAGTACTTTGACTTCGGGACACGCACTTGGACAGTAACGCCCTCTGTTCTTCTCAAGGTTTATCGCAGCACCGGTGTGGGCAATGCCGATGGCAAGGCGGTGGTTTACGGTGGTTCTACTGGTGGATTTACCCCTACCGACACCTGCCAGTATGAGCAGATTACCACGGGCTATGCCGATGATGTTGGCGTGATTCAGATTGTTGCACCAGGAAGCATTATTCAACCCGGTAGCATCACCCCGAAGGCAAGGATAAAGAACTTCGGCACCAACCCTCAATCCGATATCCCAGTTTACTGCTGGATTGATTCTGCAGGAACCAGGGTTTACCAGCGCAGTGCCACCTATGCCGGACCTCTTGAGCCGGGTGCAACCGCGGATGTTGAATTTTCACCCCAGTGGACTGCGGTTGGCGGTACCTATAATGTGACGATGTTTACCGACCTTTCTGGTGATGAGAACCGTGCTAATGACACTCTGCGCGGCACTACCGAGGTGAGGTCGGCAAACCTTGTCTGGTATAACCGGACATCCGCTCCTTCGCCAGGCAGATACTGGTGTCCTGGAACCGGTGCAGTAAGAGACACGATTTATTTCTGCGGCGGCAGACAGCAGAACGCCACCTCGGTGCGCACTATCACCGCTTATGACATTCAGAATGATACCTGGATTACCTCTGGTTTACCTACCCTTTTAACACCAAGGCGGGCAGGTGCGGGCGGCAGAATCGGTAACAAGATTTATGTCGCCGGTGGACGCGATTCTTTAAGCACAACCTTGAATACCTGCGAGGAGTTTGATGTTGACACAAAGACGGTAACTGCGAAGGCAAATATGCCTGCTGGTGCTTGGGCATGTTGTGGTGCGGTAGCAAACAATAAACTTTATGTTATCGGGAACGAAAACAGGACCGGAACCACTTACGAATACGACCCAGCAACCAATACTTGGTCAACAAAGGCTTCTTGTCCTGTGGGTCGAGGTTGGGCGGCGGCAGTTGGAGCAGGTGGCAAGGTATATGTGTGCGGTGGTGCCGACCCATCTAATGCTGAACTTCGGGATTGCTGGGAATATAACCCGGCGACAAACACTTGGAGCCAGAAGGCGAATATGCCGGGCACCCGGATATATCATACGGCAGTAGCATATCAGGATACTATTATCTATGTCCTTGGTGGCTCTGTTACCGGTTCAACACCTGCTGATAACCTGGTTTATCGCTATCATATCCCCTCCAATACCTGGAGAACCGAGACCCCAATGAATACCCGCCGTGGCTGGGAAATGGCTAATGTGGTTGGCGGTTCCATCTGGGTTGCCTATGGTTCTGACTGTACCACTCCTACATATCTTACCAACCTTGAGGAAGGTATCATTCCGATGAGCGGGATTGAGGAGTACAGGTTAGATTTAGGTGAAGGGTATGCGATTGATGCGGTAACGCCTGCTAAGGGTCGTGCACTGTTGAGGTTTACCGTGCCGAAAACAGGAAGGGTTGCACTCGGTGTCTACAACGCAACCGGTTCGCTTGTGAAGATGCTTGTTAACAGCGATTTCCAGCCTGGTTCTTACTCAGTTACCTGGGACCGCAAAGATGCTCAGGGCAGACCGGTTGCTGCAGGGACCTATTTCTACCGTCTGACTATTGACGGCAGGTCGGTTTCTGCCAAGGCGATACTTCTTCAGTAA
- the gcvT gene encoding glycine cleavage system aminomethyltransferase GcvT, which yields MIKKTPFYPRHLAAGGKMVEFAGYHLPLQFRGIIPEHQKVRTAVGVFDVSHMGRIKISGKDALAFVNKMTTNDAAALALNQAQYSVMCYPDGGIVDDLVVYRFEDYFLLVVNGANNEKDTNWLKEHLQGDVHLENITEEVAQLAVQGPKAEPCLKKICSIDLEPIGFYWAAMGKVAGVECLISRTGYTGEDGFELYIPGEKALNVWDALMTAGNEFGIEPIGLGARDTLRLEMKYCLYGNDIDQNTNPLEAGLGFVVKLEKPGGFIGADALKKIAEEKPKRRLVCLEMKDRAIPRPHQQVFANGTEVGFVTSGTMSPSLGKGIALAYVQRRYAATGTEVEILIRNGRFKAVVVSPPFYKTGSRKK from the coding sequence ATGATAAAAAAGACCCCATTTTACCCGAGACATCTTGCTGCTGGCGGCAAGATGGTTGAGTTTGCGGGTTACCACTTGCCTTTACAGTTTCGGGGCATCATCCCTGAGCATCAAAAGGTGCGCACCGCGGTGGGTGTATTTGATGTCTCCCATATGGGCAGAATCAAAATATCGGGCAAAGATGCCCTTGCCTTTGTGAACAAGATGACAACCAACGACGCCGCTGCCCTTGCCTTAAATCAGGCCCAGTATTCGGTGATGTGCTATCCTGATGGTGGCATTGTTGATGACCTGGTCGTCTACCGGTTTGAGGATTACTTTCTTTTGGTGGTCAATGGTGCCAATAACGAAAAGGATACCAACTGGCTCAAAGAGCATCTTCAGGGGGATGTGCACTTGGAGAACATTACCGAGGAGGTGGCGCAACTGGCGGTTCAGGGACCAAAGGCGGAGCCCTGCCTCAAGAAAATCTGCTCAATTGACCTTGAACCCATCGGCTTTTACTGGGCAGCAATGGGAAAGGTTGCCGGTGTTGAATGCCTCATTTCCCGGACCGGGTATACCGGTGAAGACGGGTTTGAGCTCTACATTCCCGGGGAAAAGGCGTTAAATGTCTGGGATGCCTTGATGACCGCCGGCAATGAGTTTGGAATAGAACCGATTGGTCTTGGTGCCCGCGACACCCTGCGCCTGGAGATGAAGTACTGTCTTTATGGCAATGATATCGACCAGAACACCAATCCGCTTGAAGCCGGCTTGGGATTTGTGGTAAAACTGGAAAAACCAGGCGGGTTCATCGGTGCCGATGCCTTAAAAAAGATTGCGGAGGAAAAACCCAAGCGCCGGCTTGTCTGTCTGGAGATGAAGGACCGCGCAATTCCCCGACCCCACCAGCAGGTCTTTGCTAACGGCACTGAGGTCGGTTTTGTAACCTCCGGAACAATGTCACCATCATTGGGAAAAGGGATCGCCCTTGCCTATGTTCAGAGGAGATATGCTGCCACCGGCACCGAGGTTGAGATTCTAATCCGCAACGGTCGCTTTAAGGCGGTTGTGGTCAGTCCGCCCTTTTACAAAACTGGCTCAAGAAAGAAATAA
- the gcvH gene encoding glycine cleavage system protein GcvH, whose translation MTEIPADLRYTNTHEWARIEGDIATIGITDFAQKELSDVVYVEITALGKTVKQNDPIGFIEAVKATADIYAPLSGEVIEANSQINKAEGEAPAMVNRDPYGQGWLCRIKLSNPEEINGLLDHQAYAELVKRSEHH comes from the coding sequence ATGACAGAAATCCCCGCTGATTTGAGATACACCAACACCCATGAATGGGCAAGGATTGAAGGCGATATCGCCACAATTGGCATCACCGACTTTGCCCAGAAGGAGCTCTCCGATGTTGTTTATGTGGAAATTACCGCACTGGGCAAAACGGTGAAACAGAATGACCCAATTGGCTTTATTGAAGCGGTCAAGGCAACCGCAGACATCTATGCACCCTTATCCGGCGAGGTGATTGAGGCGAATTCGCAGATTAATAAGGCAGAAGGCGAGGCGCCGGCAATGGTCAACCGCGACCCTTATGGTCAAGGATGGCTCTGCCGCATCAAGTTGAGCAATCCTGAGGAAATCAACGGGTTGCTTGACCACCAGGCTTACGCCGAACTGGTGAAAAGGTCGGAGCACCATTGA
- the gcvPA gene encoding aminomethyl-transferring glycine dehydrogenase subunit GcvPA produces MNFTPHTPEDKRLMLEKIGVRSIEELFDTIPDDLKLKRELQLPPPLSEPEAIRELNHLAQLNTTTDKLTCFAGAGAYDHYRPQIIDAIISRPEFYTAYTPYQAEVSQGTLQSIYEFQSLVCRLLEMEVANASMYDCASALAETVHMARDITGRQKVIISETVNPVYREVVATYAHGLNVPITTIKATDFLTDIKSLKDTVNNQTAAIIVQEPNFFGYLEPMSEIARICHDAGALLIVAVDPISLGIINPPGFYDADIAVAEGQPLGIPLSFGGPYLGILTAKRKYIRNMPGRIAARTVDMNGQTGYVLALQTREQHIRRERATSNICTNQALCALAAAIYLAWMGREGIKEVAKQCLAKSHYLADRIALINNFKVYADNRFFKEFVVETPVPAREIINAGVKHNILAGVDLGRFNPNWQKLLLIAVTEKRTKAELDRFVQFLQEFQS; encoded by the coding sequence TTGAACTTCACACCCCACACACCTGAAGATAAACGCCTGATGCTCGAAAAAATCGGCGTCAGAAGTATTGAGGAGCTTTTTGATACCATCCCGGATGACCTGAAACTGAAAAGAGAGCTGCAATTACCCCCTCCCCTTTCCGAACCCGAGGCTATTAGAGAACTCAACCACCTTGCCCAGTTAAACACCACCACTGATAAACTAACCTGCTTTGCCGGTGCCGGTGCCTATGACCATTACCGCCCCCAAATAATTGATGCTATTATCTCCCGTCCAGAGTTTTACACAGCTTATACACCCTATCAGGCAGAGGTCAGTCAAGGGACTTTGCAGTCAATCTATGAGTTTCAGTCGCTTGTCTGCCGGTTGTTAGAGATGGAGGTTGCCAACGCCTCAATGTATGACTGTGCCTCCGCCCTTGCCGAAACCGTTCATATGGCAAGGGACATAACCGGCAGGCAGAAAGTCATTATTAGTGAAACCGTCAACCCGGTTTATCGCGAGGTCGTCGCCACCTATGCCCATGGCTTAAATGTGCCCATTACTACTATCAAAGCCACCGATTTCCTCACCGATATCAAGAGTCTTAAAGATACTGTCAACAACCAGACCGCAGCGATAATTGTCCAAGAGCCTAACTTCTTCGGCTATCTTGAACCTATGTCAGAAATTGCCCGAATTTGCCACGATGCCGGTGCCCTCTTAATCGTTGCCGTTGACCCGATTTCCTTAGGGATAATCAATCCGCCCGGCTTTTATGATGCCGACATTGCTGTCGCTGAAGGTCAGCCGCTCGGAATTCCTCTTTCATTTGGAGGTCCATACCTTGGCATCCTCACCGCCAAAAGGAAGTACATCCGCAATATGCCGGGCAGGATTGCTGCCCGAACAGTTGATATGAACGGTCAAACCGGTTATGTCCTTGCGCTCCAGACCCGAGAGCAACACATCCGGCGAGAACGCGCCACCTCCAACATCTGCACCAATCAGGCGCTGTGTGCACTTGCTGCTGCGATTTATCTCGCCTGGATGGGCAGGGAGGGAATTAAAGAGGTAGCAAAGCAGTGTCTGGCAAAAAGCCATTACCTTGCCGACCGGATCGCCCTCATTAACAATTTCAAGGTCTATGCGGACAACCGCTTTTTCAAAGAGTTTGTCGTGGAAACACCGGTTCCTGCTCGGGAAATAATAAATGCTGGCGTCAAACATAATATCCTTGCCGGGGTTGACTTGGGCAGATTCAACCCCAACTGGCAGAAACTCCTCCTGATTGCAGTAACCGAAAAAAGGACAAAGGCTGAACTTGATAGATTTGTCCAATTTTTGCAAGAGTTTCAAAGCTAA
- a CDS encoding DUF6485 family protein has product MECNIKQNLSRCTCTYEPCSRKGRCCECIAYHRQNNELPGCFFPPEVERTYDRSITMFISCQRRK; this is encoded by the coding sequence ATGGAATGTAACATTAAACAAAATCTCTCAAGGTGCACCTGCACCTACGAACCCTGCAGCCGGAAGGGCAGGTGTTGCGAATGCATCGCCTATCACCGGCAAAACAACGAACTGCCTGGCTGCTTCTTTCCGCCGGAAGTGGAAAGAACTTATGACCGTTCAATAACTATGTTTATTTCCTGCCAGAGGAGAAAATGA
- the gcvPB gene encoding aminomethyl-transferring glycine dehydrogenase subunit GcvPB — translation MKRTERLIFDLSKTGRRAWSLPQLDVPEVDIEKSLGEEIRRDNRLPELSETDIIRHFVRLSILNHHVDKGFYPLGSCTMKYNPKVNEYVSRLPGFTNLHPYEPEELVQGALQLMFELGELLKEITGFDAITLQPAAGAHGELTGIMMVRKFFEKKGEDRKIVLVPDSAHGTNPASVVLSGFQTVQIKSNSLGLIDPAELRRACSDCVACLMVTNPNTLGMFETEIKEICEIMHSYGALVYLDGANLNAYLGVHRPADAGFDLMHINLHKTFSTPHGGGGPGSGPVAVKKQLEPFLPKPVIRFDNGRYYFDYDLPDSIGRVLGSYGQFLVLVRAYTYIRMLGARGLKEVAECAVLNANYIRKELEGTYDLPYPRRSLHEVVFAGTNLKQYGVKTLDVAKRLLDYGLHAPTIYFPLIVPEALMIEPTETESLESLNEFVEAMKAIAQEAQTQPETLRNAPFTTPVRRLDEARASRQLDVNYQD, via the coding sequence ATGAAGCGAACAGAAAGGTTGATATTTGACCTGTCAAAAACAGGGAGGCGTGCCTGGTCATTACCACAACTGGATGTACCCGAGGTTGACATAGAGAAATCTCTTGGGGAGGAAATCCGCCGAGACAACCGGTTGCCAGAACTATCAGAAACTGATATCATCCGCCATTTTGTCCGGCTCTCAATTCTCAATCACCATGTTGACAAGGGTTTCTATCCGCTCGGCTCCTGCACGATGAAATACAATCCCAAGGTAAATGAATATGTATCCCGCCTGCCCGGATTTACCAACCTCCATCCTTATGAACCAGAAGAACTTGTTCAAGGGGCGTTGCAATTGATGTTTGAACTGGGCGAACTGTTAAAGGAAATTACCGGTTTTGATGCTATCACCTTGCAACCCGCAGCCGGTGCCCATGGTGAACTTACCGGGATTATGATGGTACGCAAGTTCTTTGAGAAAAAAGGCGAGGACCGCAAGATTGTTCTTGTACCCGATTCAGCACATGGCACCAACCCCGCCTCCGTGGTGCTCTCCGGCTTTCAAACAGTGCAGATAAAATCCAATTCCCTCGGTTTAATTGACCCGGCAGAACTAAGGCGCGCCTGTTCAGATTGCGTCGCCTGCCTGATGGTGACGAATCCCAACACCTTAGGAATGTTTGAGACCGAAATCAAAGAGATTTGTGAAATCATGCATTCTTACGGTGCTCTGGTGTATCTTGACGGTGCCAATCTCAATGCCTATCTTGGTGTTCACCGCCCTGCTGATGCCGGCTTTGACCTTATGCACATCAACCTGCACAAAACCTTTTCCACTCCTCACGGTGGCGGTGGACCTGGCTCTGGACCAGTGGCGGTTAAAAAACAGCTTGAGCCGTTTTTACCTAAGCCGGTAATCAGGTTCGACAACGGTAGGTACTATTTTGACTATGACTTACCTGACTCAATCGGACGGGTCCTCGGGTCCTACGGTCAGTTTCTCGTCCTGGTGCGTGCCTACACCTATATCAGGATGCTGGGTGCAAGGGGATTGAAGGAGGTTGCCGAATGTGCTGTCCTCAATGCCAATTATATTCGCAAAGAACTGGAAGGAACCTATGACCTGCCTTACCCGCGCCGTTCATTGCACGAGGTGGTCTTTGCCGGGACCAATCTGAAACAGTATGGTGTCAAAACATTGGATGTTGCCAAAAGGCTCCTTGACTACGGGCTCCATGCGCCGACAATTTACTTTCCGCTGATCGTTCCTGAGGCGCTGATGATTGAACCAACGGAGACCGAATCCCTTGAATCGCTCAATGAGTTTGTTGAAGCAATGAAGGCAATTGCTCAAGAGGCGCAAACCCAGCCGGAAACTCTCCGCAACGCACCTTTCACAACACCAGTGCGCCGGCTGGACGAGGCACGTGCCTCAAGGCAGCTTGATGTTAATTATCAGGACTGA